In Theileria equi strain WA chromosome 3, complete sequence, the genomic window TAGACTTTTGCGGGTCAGATGATCCGTTAAAACAAACCTACCCAGAGAGAATATCATTTGATAGCCAAGGTTATCCTTATTCTGATGAACCATTTCTTTATTCATCGAAAAAAATTTCTACACCATGGTCACCATCAAAATTGGTTCATAAAGAAGTATTTCGTTATTTGAATAAAGAGTCAAAGTCAAAATTGGTACTAATGGCAGCTGCACTCTATCCGAAGTTTGCGCTACAAATTGTTAAGAATATAGCAGTTATGGCAGGCTATCCAAGTGAACGTCAGCTAATAACTTCATTCTGTTTGAAGAATCAATTTTTCTCTAAGGCTGCGCACTCATTCGTATCTAAattggaggaagagatcGAATCAGATAAATTACTGAGGGATGCAGCGAGTTTGTACACTAAATCAACACATGAATCACAAGCTTCTGCATTGAAAATATTAGCTACCGTCCCATACGTGTCCGGGTTGATTAAAAGGCACCTTGAATCTGGGCACAAGACTATGCCGGTAAAGTCTGCAAGGAATGTTTTCATGAGGGTAAGGGAAGAAGTGGAGCTATTACCGGAGGAGATGATTCTTTGGGATGTTTTGAGAGACTTGATTTCAAGGAGAGTTCTAAATGTTCCAGCGCGCATATATAGACAAGTTAGAACGGAATTCTTTTCTGTAGCAAATTATCTAAGCCATTCCCTAAAACGTGAGCTTGAAAAACGTTCGGTTGATACATCTATCTTGTATTACGGCATAGACAAAATACCTGAGGATATAAAATCCATTagtagagaagaaagaatGGATTTAGCGCAAAAAGTTGGGAGGAATTTGAAACAAATTTGGCTAAACTCTGCAAATAAAAATAATCGTACTTTTGAGGATGTAGGTCTATATATTTTGGATGCAATGGCCGCCACAGCCGGTTACAAGGATTTGAAAAACGTTATAACTTTGGTGACAATGCTATCAAAGCCTATTGTTGGAAAGATTGAAAAGAAAACTAGACAACCAGGACCAGATTTTGAGCATTCTCCACATCTGGAATTtaaagattttaaaaagtaGTTTATACGTCAACTATTTATCCATGGATGTTCTAGAACTTCTCTTAGTGAGAGTCTATTTTTGTGATTAATTTGTAACATTCCAGATATTAGCGATTTTAATTCTTGCGATATTTGTCTAAATGTATGAAATGAAAGGGGTGTTTCAAGCATGCTCATAAGCATTTGAATTCCGCCATTGCCATAATATGGGAGTTTGCCATATATCATACAGTATAGAGTGACTCCTAATGAGAAAACGTCTCTTTCTCTTCCTGGTATTGATCCTTCAATATATTTCAGACTCTCAGGACTGGTGAACGCCAAGCTTCCCTCGGAATCAAAGATAACGAGTTGTTCGTCCTCCACTTCAGCAAGACATGCAACCCCAAAGTCTGTAATTACACAGAGTTGTTCTTGGTCACTTTGTTCTTCTGTAtcatttgaaaattttgatcCTGAAATTTGtgtacattttaaaaaactGGAATTTACTTTATACTGTATCTTGTCACTATTTTTTACTAAATAATCATAGAGAGGGAAGTGAGAAAGTGAACAttcttttaatatttcCTCTGCATATAAGATAGAGTTACGCCCTATCCCAAACGAAGTTGAATTAGCAACAAAGTCAGAGATTGTACTTGAAAAATCTACAACTAATCTGGCATCTTCCCATACGCACCAGTAAAAATCTGATGTAATGTTAGGATGATAGGGAAACTCCGAATCTGGTAAGTAGTCTTTAAAGTTCACGATATCCATACTATCAGAAACGTCTTCTTCAAGGCTGCTTTGCAAATCCAAAATCTCTTGAGTTGACAGTTTAAACTCGAAGACTTCATCACTATATACACTTAAACTGTCACTATCCTCATCATCGATGGGTATAGTTTCAAACATGCTAGGATCTTTGTAtttcattaaaatattttcaggTTTAATATCTTTGTGTATAATCCCATTTGAATGAAAAAATTCCAAAGTTTCTGCTAGTTGTTTTACTATTTTTTTCGCGAAACTTTCCTTATAAAGACGTCTGCATGGCTCCTGAGTTGAATCATCAAAGCATGGACCAGAGTAACTTTGTAAGAGTGGATCGTAATGCATGAGTTGTGAGGGGTAGTACGACATTATAAAGTATATAAGATCATCGTCATCATTAAAAATGACTTCTTTGATCTTTGCTACACCTTTGCATTCCTGTAGGTAGGAATGGAGCAAAATTTCATCAATGAGTTTATCAAAAAATGTGATGACTTGAGTATCGTCCCTGTAAAATCTTACAGCTCTTTCTCGCTTGCAAGCTGTTATATGGTACATTTTCATacacaaacattttttgtCTAGTATATCGTAGCACAGCCAAATAGTGGCATTGTTTGTTTGTGCTATCTTTCTTTGAATAAAGTACTGGTTTATCGCTCTTCCTATCGTTATCCTTTGGATGAATAGTCCATTTGGTGGTTTACAGAGCTCCAAATTTGTGTAGACCTGAGAATTGCGATGTGTACCTTCATCCTTGGACTCTGAGAGTACGACTTTTGCAGGCTTCCAGTATATAGCATTTTCAGTCACACATATGCCGCCGGAAGCAAGTTTCTTGGCCAATATACTCGCAAACGCGTTCATTATATCTTACTAGGGCGGAGTGCCTACTCCAAATCTATGAAAAACAGGATTCCCATGAAAAGTTCGTATGAATATGCGACATAATTAATTAACCTCTTACTGAATAGTCAAAAGTATAGGGTAAAAAAGTCAATGACCGGGAGCTGGCGGATCATACACACGATCTGGAGCAATTATAGCTACAAGGCTACATACTTGCAATGGATATACAGGTATGGTAATTGTAACGATTAGGGGTGAACCGCCGGAAACGAGACAAACCAACGAACGCCAAAATCCACTCGCTACTTATGACTCACTTGTGAACCTTTTTCTCACAAATTATTTTTCGTCTGTAAATGCCGATTTGATTTAATATCGATTGGCAAACGCTATACTCGAGTTATAGGTCTCCCACCACACGGAGTAGCACGAGTTCACACGATGCATTGGACATTTAGACTTTGTAAATGCTCAAATTTCACATCTGTTGAATTAATCTTTTAGTTGGACCTGATGGCGGTTTTTAAAAACGTGCATCATCTCCGTCACTTCTGCAAGAACACAACAGATTCCTTTACTGACAAAAGGCTACAAGATTTTTTCTTCAGAAGAACATATAGGGCATGGTTTAATGATTCTACTCAATATGTATACTATTTCCTGAGCTATGTGACTACTGGAGTAACTGTAGCAGTTGTCGCACATGAGCTTATGGGAAATCCAAGTATTGCGTAAGTTTCTCGCTTCATCCCGATATTAACCTCTTCAGAATCCGTGGAAGGAATACATCACAACTTCTGCCAGATAGGTTATCGTTGCACGCTCATGCTATCCCATTCTATAACCATACTCTGAGGTTTGGTGCTCTGATGCgaatatattctctttAGGAACTATTCCCAGAAGTTTACAGCTTCTTTGGTTGATAACGAGCATGATTACGGTCAAGAAGATCCATACAAGTATCGTCCAAAGCGCGAGAAACATTATGGAAGATTTCCATTCATTTTCAGTGCACCAAGGTATTTTATTGACTGTCCTGAGTATGAAAATACTCTCCACAAGAATGTTGAGAAGCGCTATGTGGTATGTTTCTTTTAGTTTCTTTACATTGTTATATAGGAACTGGGTTACTATGGATCCTCTGAGTAATTGATAAATTGTAAATGTCCTTGTACAAATATATGACAAGTGTATTCACAAGTTAGTTGAAATTGTTTGGTATAAAGTATTGGTTATCAAACCTTTCATCGTGATACCCGTTGAACCGCGGTGTGTTGACATAGTGCGTTTGGTATGGAGTGACGTGTGTTTTAATAACTTGTCCGGGATTCCTAATGGGTTGACTCCTGTGTATCATCATTGGTGGTTGCATTGGAATGGGTCGGTTTGGGTTCATGGTGGGTATGTAGGTTGGATTTTGAGCAATTGGTAGGCCCTCGTATTGTGTAGGCATGTATCCCTGAATGGGTGCGACGGGTCCGAGTTGTGGGAGTCTATACGGGTGAATCTGCTTTATACTCCGTTTTTGTAATCTTTCGTGAATTAGTTGAATGCCAGGAGGAATAGATAAACGACCGTTCCTTTGGCAATTTACCCTAGGGTTTATGTGGATCCCTTGAGTTCGTTGTGTTGCCtaaatttgcaatttaAATTCCCGTAAACGTACCAAAAGTTGCGATTCCATCTTTGGTCGAAGTTCCTCTGGAGTTAGGACATCATAGAGGAAGTTATATATGTTACTTTTAAATATAGCCGATGTTATATCTTGTTTCTGGGCAAGTATTGGAGGGAGTTAGAGACGAACCTGGAGTGTGCATCTCCTTGTGAGAAGGGTACATGTCCATGACTGTAAGGTCAGTTCCTTAATAAGCATTTCGCATGCCTTGGCAAGTATCACAGGGGCATCAGCGGATATCATCTAAGTGAGTTTACAAGTATATGTTAGCAAACTTACTCCGCTGTGCTCACCTTCCTTCATGATTTTTTTGACCCTTGCTACGGGTAGCTGGGCGTTTCTATTTTGGTCAACCTCATCGTCTGTGTATGCGTTTATGCTGGAATCCACATGAACTTACTCATATAGGTCGACTTATAGTCATAAATGTCGTCCCTTGGTTCGCTTATGCTGCTTTCAGACATTCTTCTTAGGGTTATTCTGTGCAGATGAGCTTTTGGAACGGAACCGCACAAAGAGCATGTAATTAAGCGCGACCTATCGGTAAAATGACGTAAACAACTGTTTCATTGCACAGGTGACAAAATTATTAAAACTCAAAGGTAGTTTAAAGTGGTGATGTGTAGTTGTGTAAATCTGTGGCACGACATGTCAGGATTTAAACGCGGCTGATAGGTCTACAGATACGTCACatgatttataaatttataaatagCATTAAAATCATAAAAAATTTGGTAAATGGTAAAATGTGTCGGCGTAATTCGTGTCCCTCACTCCCGTCTGGGTTACTCGTCCCTCTTCCTGCATTTCATTTCACCTTTTCCAAACACTTTTagtattttccatctataCGTTTTGCTAATTCTGTGAATTTACGCTGAGGTGCAATGCAAGTCCTCAAGAATAAGGTCACCCCGGAATAGGCGTTTCCTGAAAAGTTAAAAACGTTTtatataatatacaatTACTAAATATCTACATATTGCAGAAAATTGAAAATTCCAATCCTCCTCCATGGAGATGTTAATGTGTCCCTCTTAGGATACTTGCATGTCTAGATTCTCTACATTTGATAGTTTAACGTGTAAGTGTTCAAATAAATCAACAAGGGTATCATATGGTCCAAACTCTGAGACTTTTGCCACCACTTTGGTTCAAGTAAACGAATCCGCCCACACATTTCGAGTTTAGAGTAAAATTACCAACGTCGTGGCTAATATACTGGTTATAGTAAATAGATGGGTAACACGGATTATATAACCAGTGCTTACGATTTAAGGATTCCATGGGATGGGTATCTCCTAAAGTTTCAGATAAAACAGAACGCAGCCTCTAAAAAAGGGTCTATTGAGTCTGAAAATAGCTCGCATGAAGATGCTGAAGCGGCCTTTGTGGATAGCAATGATGTTGGCACATTCACTTGGTGCCTGCGCAACTGCCAGAGAATCTGCGAGACTAACGAGCATTTAACGCCTGCCAAAATTGTGGGTCAGattctccttcttctaGGTGATGACAATGTGGACAGAACTGCTTCCATTCTCTGTGATACTTTGGGTTATGCCCATGTCTACTTTATCTCAAAACTGCTAAGTTTTCGTCAAAGTTTGGTAAAACAATGGGATGTAATGCTTAGAAAGGTCGTCCAAAAGGTCAAAACAAATAAACTGGATGCAACAAATTATGAACGACTGGACAAGATTCTACTACGGCAAACTGGCAAAGACCTAGAAAGGCAAAAGGGTAAACTTGAACACATTCTACCGAAGATACCTCCACAGGACCTGCTATTCTTGGTTGGATTGGACCTAAAATCTGACGTTAAACTATCGCATCCACTCAACTTTACACAAAGAACGGTATTGAATCTGGTTAGAGAAGATCATGAACTCTATGAAAAACTTACTGTTCCTCCTCCAGAAAACATTATCTGTGCCGAGGATAAGGAGTTAATTGACATTTGCACTCTCCCAGAGTGGGTACAAGAAGCGTTTTCGGGTATAGAAAGGCTAAATTTGATACAGTCCAGAGTATTTAATTCTGCATTCAATACATCTCAAAACCTGTTGGTTTCCGCTCCAACCGGATGCGGAAAAACTAATATAGCACTTTTATGTATATTACAAAACTATAAACAATTTTttgaagagaataaaaagTGTGGAAAAGTCATTTACATGGTTCCAATGAAGGCTCTTGCATCTGAAATCACAGAAAAGTACTCCAAATCTCTATCTAAATTCGGGTTGTCAGTTGTTGAGGTAACCGGAGACGTACAACTAGCCAAACATGAACTTGAAGATATTGATATTATGATTACAACCCCTGAAAAATTTGATGTTGTTACTAGAAATTCATTCTCAACTGGAACACAATCAGACGAATCATTCATGTCAAGAGTAAGCTGCTTAATCATTGACGAAATTCACCTTCTAAATGATGATAGAGGACCTGTCATTGAAACTATTGTCGCGAGATTCTTCAGACTTATAGAATCAACTCAAGTGCGTAAAAGAGTAGTTGGAATATCTGCCACTCTCCCAAATTGGGAAGATATTGCTTTATTTTTGCGTGTTTCTTCTGAACATACATATTATTTTGGAAGAGAATATCGTTATGTTCCACTGGAACAAGTGTTTTATGGAGTAAAACAACATGACGTACAAACTGTAATGTTGGATCTATGTTTTGATCATGTCGTTAAAACGCTAGAATCTGAGAAACAATGCATAATATTTGTTCATTCAAGAAATGAAACATTATCTACTGCTCTAAAACTAATTGAGATGGCACAAATATCAAATTCTTTCCTATTTTCTCCAGATGAAGGACtatataaaaaatatgtGGGTCAATTGAACAAGAGGATCCAGAGTTTGAGAAATCTTTCTGAATATTCAATTTCGATTCACCACGCAGGATTGGTTAAATCAGATCGAACTTTGGTCGAAGAAATGTTTAAATCTGGATTTATAAAGGTTTTGGTATCAACGTCAACACTTGCTTGGGGTGTGAATCTTCCGGCCCATTGCGTCATAATAAAGGGTACATTCATAGGAGGTGCAGGTGTAGAtagaaatataaacaatCTTGAATTGACACAGATAATGGGAAGAGCTGGAAGACCACAATTTGATACAAGTGGACTTGGAATTCTAATTACGGAACATAAAAATCTCTACAATTACATGAAGATGCAAACGGAGAGAGTCCCTATAGAATCTAAGTTACATAGACACTTGGAAAATGCACTAAATGCAGAAATCGCAATTGGAACCATAAAAAATGAGTGTGAAGCAATACTATGGCTCCAATACACATATCTTTATGTAAGAATGTTCAAGAATCCATTAGTTTATGGAATTACGTCTGAGGACGAGAACTCTATTTTGAAGTTTGAGCAAAGTATTATCAGGGATGCCGTTAAAAATTTGGATAAGTCCAGGCTCCTTAGACTTTGTAAAACAACCCTAGAATTTGTTCCCACTGATTTGGGAAGGATAGCAGCTAGGTATTATGTAGATTATGAGACCACACATAATTTTGCAGCTTCTATAAATCCACTACTTTACTACGAGGATGGAATGCTTGCTGATCGCTCTCATAACATATCTACCGATTATATCAACGAAGAGTACATTCTTGAAGTTTTGTGTCAATGTAGAGAATTTGAGACGCTTTTGTTTagaaatgaggaatgtGACGAACTAACCTCTTTAATGAATAGTTGTTGTATTTTTAGACCAAAGAGTGGAATAGATCACATAAAgagcaaagtttgtatCTTGATACAGGCATATATAAGTGGagcaaatataaaaactCCTAGTTTGTTGAGTGATTTGAATTTTCTAATCCAAAATGTAGGAAGACTCTTGAGAGCttattttgagatttcTGCTTGTGAAACCGTTTCTGGGCCACCTATCGGAAATATTATCCATAATTGGATACTAATGTTTGAAAGGAAATGTTGGAACGTTAAAACAAGACCAAATAATGTTCTGGCTCATTTCACacatttgcaaaatattcaacTTGGAAAGACTCCAAAATTTGGCGTTGACGAATCTCAAAAAAGATATTTGCTTTCAGAAAATACTGCACGGAGGTTTTATGGAAAGTTTTCGCTGGAAGAGCTTGTAGAGATGACACTAGAGGAAATTTCAAATATAGCTAGATCAAAGGGAGAAGCAGGTACCATAAAGAGACTAATTAGTCACATACCCTACCCGAAAATAAAGTTGTACAATCAGCCAATTACAAGCAGGATATCCAAAGTTTCTATATCCTTATCTATATCCATTGAATGGAGTAAAAGatggaatggaaatgtAGAAACTTTTCATGTCTGGATTTGTTCCAGGTCAAGAATAATCTCACAATCTACAATATCATTTACACAATCTTCTTTGGAAGTCCTagaattttatattccagTACATCGTGTAGATGATTTTCTCACCGTACGTATATTCTCTGAGAACTGGCTTGGTTTGGTATTTGAAGAACAGCTACGTCTACACGAAAACTTAGCATCTAGTGAAGGGTATACAGAGATTATGGACCTCATACCGCTTCCTACTTCTGTTCTTGGAAAGTATGCCCcaatttacaaattttcaCACTTTAACCCGCTTCAAACACAAATATTTCCTCACTGTTTTATGTCTGATGACAACATACTTGTCGGTGCTCCTACTGGATCAGGAAAGACTCTTGTTGCTGAATTGGCTATGCTGCGCCTTTTTGATACAAGTCCCGGTAAAAAGGCTGTTTATATTGCCCCTTTAAAGGCTTTAGCCTATGAAAGGTACCGTGATTGGCATTCTAAATTTGGAAAACGTGTAATTGAGTTTACTGGTGATTCCAAATCACAAACTACGGAAGTTATAAATTCTGACATAATAATAACAACGCCCGAAAAATGGGATGGTGTTTCAAGACACTGGAAAAAGAGGGCATTTGTTAGAAGTGTAGGTTTAATAATTATAGATGAGGTTCATCTGTTAGGCGAATCAAGAGGTGCAGTGTTAGAATCTATTGTTACTCGCCTAAGTTACATGTCTGATAACACTAGATTGGTCTGTCTATCTACGGCACTTTCAAATTCCGACCAAGTTGCAGAATGGCTATCTGTAAAACCGtcaaaaattttcaatttttcACCCGCTGTACGTCCAGTAAAATGTAGCCTTTTTATTGATGGATTTCCAATAAAGCCATATTGCCCTAGGATGAACTCTATGAACAAACCCGCTTTTGATGCTATTTCTAGACATGATCCTCAGGCATCTGTTCTGGTGTTTGTATCATCAAGAAGGCAAACTAGAATGACAGCACAAGATTTTGTTGGTTTACTCCAGCTAAACTCTCAGACATGGGCTAATGCAGGTGTTTCTGATACGGATATTTATCAGGAAGACTTAACAAATATTGATGATGAGTATTTGAGAACGTTTGTGGCGTACGGAATTGGAATACATCATGCCGGCCTTTCAAAGGCTGACAGAGAACTAGTTGAACGGTTATTTTTAAGTGGAGTAATAAAGGTTCTTGTAGCAACATCAACACTTGCTTGGGGTGTAAATTTACCAGCAAAAATTGTCATTGTAAAAGGAACAGAATTTTATGACGGAAGAGTTAACAAATATGTGGATTACTCAGTGACTGATATTATGCAAATGGTTGGAAGAGCGGGAAGGAGTGTCTATGATAATGAATGTTTTGCGTATATTTATACAGAAACCAGAAAGGTTGGATTTTACAAGGCATTTATGTTCTCACCGTTTCCTACAGAATCGTTTTTCCATGAACGTATTTTGGATTGTATAAATTCTGAGGTCGCTTCTGGAACGATTGT contains:
- a CDS encoding hypothetical protein (encoded by transcript BEWA_001400A) — translated: MVTSRKVQSYSRGNKKKIANRSKIVAKLKARKALKRHKKRKVGEKDKPKEKVKNDLLEKYGVDLGPIGQTIYDWFWPSNPNIPKKRKEFLKKLQEEREFEKQKGPKVIEQTPEGVYNQLLHRYVLHNYAREPFVEIYKRLGFYMKITPRILVREVGAITGLFGINILKPNEFETGKSIRADVLCLRRIKFQVYSLLGHKLLRYTLMFLLRYIRLGIPTEIRNKFVSKLLRDKAIAAAATMTCNQIDFCGSDDPLKQTYPERISFDSQGYPYSDEPFLYSSKKISTPWSPSKLVHKEVFRYLNKESKSKLVLMAAALYPKFALQIVKNIAVMAGYPSERQLITSFCLKNQFFSKAAHSFVSKLEEEIESDKLLRDAASLYTKSTHESQASALKILATVPYVSGLIKRHLESGHKTMPVKSARNVFMRVREEVELLPEEMILWDVLRDLISRRVLNVPARIYRQVRTEFFSVANYLSHSLKRELEKRSVDTSILYYGIDKIPEDIKSISREERMDLAQKVGRNLKQIWLNSANKNNRTFEDVGLYILDAMAATAGYKDLKNVITLVTMLSKPIVGKIEKKTRQPGPDFEHSPHLEFKDFKK
- a CDS encoding protein kinase domain-containing protein (encoded by transcript BEWA_001410A); its protein translation is MNAFASILAKKLASGGICVTENAIYWKPAKVVLSESKDEGTHRNSQVYTNLELCKPPNGLFIQRITIGRAINQYFIQRKIAQTNNATIWLCYDILDKKCLCMKMYHITACKRERAVRFYRDDTQVITFFDKLIDEILLHSYLQECKGVAKIKEVIFNDDDDLIYFIMSYYPSQLMHYDPLLQSYSGPCFDDSTQEPCRRLYKESFAKKIVKQLAETLEFFHSNGIIHKDIKPENILMKYKDPSMFETIPIDDEDSDSLSVYSDEVFEFKLSTQEILDLQSSLEEDVSDSMDIVNFKDYLPDSEFPYHPNITSDFYWCVWEDARLVVDFSSTISDFVANSTSFGIGRNSILYAEEILKECSLSHFPLYDYLVKNSDKIQYKVNSSFLKCTQISGSKFSNDTEEQSDQEQLCVITDFGVACLAEVEDEQLVIFDSEGSLAFTSPESLKYIEGSIPGRERDVFSLGVTLYCMIYGKLPYYGNGGIQMLMSMLETPLSFHTFRQISQELKSLISGMLQINHKNRLSLREVLEHPWINS
- a CDS encoding hypothetical protein (encoded by transcript BEWA_001420A), which codes for MAVFKNVHHLRHFCKNTTDSFTDKRLQDFFFRRTYRAWFNDSTQYVYYFLSYVTTGVTVAVVAHELMGNPSIAIRGRNTSQLLPDRLSLHAHAIPFYNHTLRNYSQKFTASLVDNEHDYGQEDPYKYRPKREKHYGRFPFIFSAPRYFIDCPEYENTLHKNVEKRYVELGYYGSSE
- a CDS encoding histone-like transcription factor CBF/NF-Y and archaeal histone domain-containing protein (encoded by transcript BEWA_001430A); the protein is MSESSISEPRDDIYDYKSTYMNDEVDQNRNAQLPVARVKKIMKEGEHSGMISADAPVILAKACEMLIKELTLQSWTCTLLTRRCTLQKQDITSAIFKSNIYNFLYDVLTPEELRPKMESQLLATQRTQGIHINPRVNCQRNGRLSIPPGIQLIHERLQKRSIKQIHPYRLPQLGPVAPIQGYMPTQYEGLPIAQNPTYIPTMNPNRPIPMQPPMMIHRSQPIRNPGQVIKTHVTPYQTHYVNTPRFNGYHDERFDNQYFIPNNFN
- a CDS encoding DEAD/DEAH box helicase domain-containing protein (encoded by transcript BEWA_001440A), producing the protein MGNTDYITSAYDLRIPWDGYLLKFQIKQNAASKKGSIESENSSHEDAEAAFVDSNDVGTFTWCLRNCQRICETNEHLTPAKIVGQILLLLGDDNVDRTASILCDTLGYAHVYFISKLLSFRQSLVKQWDVMLRKVVQKVKTNKLDATNYERLDKILLRQTGKDLERQKGKLEHILPKIPPQDLLFLVGLDLKSDVKLSHPLNFTQRTVLNLVREDHELYEKLTVPPPENIICAEDKELIDICTLPEWVQEAFSGIERLNLIQSRVFNSAFNTSQNLLVSAPTGCGKTNIALLCILQNYKQFFEENKKCGKVIYMVPMKALASEITEKYSKSLSKFGLSVVEVTGDVQLAKHELEDIDIMITTPEKFDVVTRNSFSTGTQSDESFMSRVSCLIIDEIHLLNDDRGPVIETIVARFFRLIESTQVRKRVVGISATLPNWEDIALFLRVSSEHTYYFGREYRYVPLEQVFYGVKQHDVQTVMLDLCFDHVVKTLESEKQCIIFVHSRNETLSTALKLIEMAQISNSFLFSPDEGLYKKYVGQLNKRIQSLRNLSEYSISIHHAGLVKSDRTLVEEMFKSGFIKVLVSTSTLAWGVNLPAHCVIIKGTFIGGAGVDRNINNLELTQIMGRAGRPQFDTSGLGILITEHKNLYNYMKMQTERVPIESKLHRHLENALNAEIAIGTIKNECEAILWLQYTYLYVRMFKNPLVYGITSEDENSILKFEQSIIRDAVKNLDKSRLLRLCKTTLEFVPTDLGRIAARYYVDYETTHNFAASINPLLYYEDGMLADRSHNISTDYINEEYILEVLCQCREFETLLFRNEECDELTSLMNSCCIFRPKSGIDHIKSKVCILIQAYISGANIKTPSLLSDLNFLIQNVGRLLRAYFEISACETVSGPPIGNIIHNWILMFERKCWNVKTRPNNVLAHFTHLQNIQLGKTPKFGVDESQKRYLLSENTARRFYGKFSLEELVEMTLEEISNIARSKGEAGTIKRLISHIPYPKIKLYNQPITSRISKVSISLSISIEWSKRWNGNVETFHVWICSRSRIISQSTISFTQSSLEVLEFYIPVHRVDDFLTVRIFSENWLGLVFEEQLRLHENLASSEGYTEIMDLIPLPTSVLGKYAPIYKFSHFNPLQTQIFPHCFMSDDNILVGAPTGSGKTLVAELAMLRLFDTSPGKKAVYIAPLKALAYERYRDWHSKFGKRVIEFTGDSKSQTTEVINSDIIITTPEKWDGVSRHWKKRAFVRSVGLIIIDEVHLLGESRGAVLESIVTRLSYMSDNTRLVCLSTALSNSDQVAEWLSVKPSKIFNFSPAVRPVKCSLFIDGFPIKPYCPRMNSMNKPAFDAISRHDPQASVLVFVSSRRQTRMTAQDFVGLLQLNSQTWANAGVSDTDIYQEDLTNIDDEYLRTFVAYGIGIHHAGLSKADRELVERLFLSGVIKVLVATSTLAWGVNLPAKIVIVKGTEFYDGRVNKYVDYSVTDIMQMVGRAGRSVYDNECFAYIYTETRKVGFYKAFMFSPFPTESFFHERILDCINSEVASGTIVNKKGAISYLSRTFFYKRLQTNMHYYLNIPTTSAETIFNPLANFSKEPNIEDVSNFAVVNTVNELVKLGCISLDYGKENIQQMDEAIFVPTLCGFLASHYYISCSTIFEFSRAASQAKGRSNLSFFTLMRILADAKEFSQVPVRHNEDIYNMQLSERAIFPIKESEASNPHAKTFLLFQARLFNLGMPIFDYNNDTKSVLDQTPRVIQTLVDIFAAYRNFKNVQYILFLYKCLSCGLDPRNLNLAFDTNSVNFKLLSLKLGEKRVVRKRVISLKYSCFVYDIEDTSDLELVVSVDLLDSDEDSIHYLVLANEHSNFIYGFKRFFKSGTAYFGYVYIM